The following are encoded together in the Panicum virgatum strain AP13 chromosome 6K, P.virgatum_v5, whole genome shotgun sequence genome:
- the LOC120713456 gene encoding glycine-rich cell wall structural protein-like, with protein MARTKAVVVLGVVAVVAAALVAAAEGRHIARKDLGVSLGGGGGLGVGVGGGLGIGSGIGIGIGGGSGSASGSGSGSYSGSDSGSGSGSGSGSGSGSGSWSGSSSGSNAGSGGAGSYAGSHAGSYAGSNGGGAGSSAGSNAGSYAGSNGGGASSYAGSNAGSYAGSNGGGAGSYAGSDAGSYAGSGAGPHWGPGAGSYAGSNAGSYAGSNGGGAGSYAGSEAGSYAGSGGGPYGGAAAGSYAGSRAGSYAGNGHGK; from the coding sequence ATGGCGCGCACGAAGGCCGTCGTTGTCCTCGGCGTCGtagcggtggtggcggcagcgTTGGTTGCCGCGGCTGAGGGCCGCCACATTGCGCGGAAGGACCTGGGCGtcagcctcggcggcggcggcgggctgggggtcggcgtcggcggcggtctCGGCATCGGCTCGGGGATCGGCATCGGCATCGGCGGCGGTTCGGGGTCCGCGTCCGGGTCAGGGTCAGGGTCCTACTCCGGCTCCGACTCCGGCTCAGGgtcgggctccggctccggctccggctccggctcggGGTCCTGGTCCGGGTCAAGCTCGGGCTCCAACGCGGGGTCCGGCGGCGCGGGGTCGTATGCCGGCTCTCACGCCGGCTCGTACGCAGGCTctaacggcggcggcgccggctcgtCCGCGGGGTCCAACGCTGGCTCTTACGCAGGCTCTAACGGCGGAGGTGCCAGCTCGTACGCGGGCTCCAACGCCGGCTCGTACGCTGGCTCTAACGGCGGGGGCGCGGGCTCGTACGCGGGCTCCGACGCCGGCTCGTATGCGGGCTCTGGCGCCGGCCCTCACTGGGGCCCTGGTGCTGGCTCGTACGCGGGCTCAAACGCTGGCTCGTATGCAGGCTCTAACGGCGGAGGCGCGGGCTCGTACGCGGGCTCCGAGGCTGGCTCGTACGCTGGGTCTGGTGGTGGCCCGTACGGCGGCGCTGCCGCGGGCTCCTACGCAGGGTCTCGAGCCGGCTCCTACGCTGGCAATGGGCACGGCAAGTGA